GCGCGCAGATCCTCCGCCTGCTGGGTGGCGCGGCGCGCCTCGCGCCCGTTGCGGCGGGCGGCGCGGCGGTAACGGCCCTGGTTGAGCCACACGCTGACCCCGCCGATCACCACGCCGAGGATCAGCGCGGCGAAGACGACGAGGAAGAGCGGGGCTTCCACCGTCCAGGCGCCACCGAAGGGATCCACCACCAGCCCGATCTTCTGCCGGTTGGCCACGGCGAGCATGACAAGCGCCACGGAGAGCGGCAGGAGGATGACGACCATCAGGATACGGCGCAGCACGGGGGCACTCCGGGAAGGTTGCGACAGGGCGTGTTACTCGAGATCGACGCCATCATTG
Above is a window of Ancylobacter sp. WKF20 DNA encoding:
- a CDS encoding LapA family protein, coding for MLRRILMVVILLPLSVALVMLAVANRQKIGLVVDPFGGAWTVEAPLFLVVFAALILGVVIGGVSVWLNQGRYRRAARRNGREARRATQQAEDLRASLAARNAAPARPAGLALASGSASPALTDRRSAA